The following DNA comes from Mesorhizobium sp. B2-1-8.
TGCTGACGATCTGCCTGCCCGGTCTGTGGATCGTGCTGTCGTCGCTTCGACCGACGGTCGAGATCATGGCCAAGCCGCCGGTGTGGATCCCGCAGGATATTTCGTTCGACGCCTATGTCGCGATGTTCTCAGGCATCGGCAAGGGCGGCATTCCCGTCATCGAATATTTCCGCAACTCGCTGATCATTTCGGTGACCTCGACGGTGATAGCGGTCGCCATCGGCATGGCCGGCGGCTATGCCTTCGCGCGCTATCGTTTTCGCGGCAAATCCAGCGTCTTCCTCGGCCTGATGCTGACGCGCACGGTGCCGGGCATCGCGCTGTCGCTGCCACTGTTCTTCCTCTATGTGCGGCTCGGCATCATCGACACGCATTTCGGGCTGATCCTCGCCTATGTCGCGCTCAATGTGCCGTTCACGATTTGGCTGATCGACGGCTTCTTCCGCCAGGTGCCGAAGGACCTCGCGGAGGCAGCACAGATCGACGGCTGCACGCGCTGGCAGGCCTTCTGGCAGGTCGAGTTCCCGCTCGCCGGGCCTGGCATCGCGTCGGCGGCGATCTTCGCCTTCCTGACCTGCTGGAACGAGTTCGCGCTGGCCTCCCAACTGACCCGCTCTGTCAGCGCCAAGACGCTGCCGGTCGGCCTGCTCGACTACACGGCCGAGTTCACCATCGACTGGCGCGGCATGTGCGCGCTGGCCGTGGTGATGATCATCCCGGCGCTCACCCTCACCTACATCGTCCAGAAGCACCTCGTCGGCGGCCTGACCTCCGGCGCGGTGAAAGGCTGATCTCATGGCAACGGTTTCCCTCAAAAAGCTGACCAAGCGCTACGGCAATATCCAGAT
Coding sequences within:
- a CDS encoding carbohydrate ABC transporter permease, translating into MDENSSARLKRRLLDIVYRIGLFLAMLTICLPGLWIVLSSLRPTVEIMAKPPVWIPQDISFDAYVAMFSGIGKGGIPVIEYFRNSLIISVTSTVIAVAIGMAGGYAFARYRFRGKSSVFLGLMLTRTVPGIALSLPLFFLYVRLGIIDTHFGLILAYVALNVPFTIWLIDGFFRQVPKDLAEAAQIDGCTRWQAFWQVEFPLAGPGIASAAIFAFLTCWNEFALASQLTRSVSAKTLPVGLLDYTAEFTIDWRGMCALAVVMIIPALTLTYIVQKHLVGGLTSGAVKG